In the Drosophila biarmipes strain raj3 chromosome X, RU_DBia_V1.1, whole genome shotgun sequence genome, one interval contains:
- the LOC108023379 gene encoding endoplasmic reticulum-Golgi intermediate compartment protein 2, whose amino-acid sequence MTATLRYRGDKSNLLEFAKNLDAFKKVPEKYTETTEIGGTLSLLSRLLIVYLVYTELHYYWHETDIVYQFEPDIALDEQVQMHVDITVAMPCASLSGVDLMDETQQDVFAYGTLQREGVWWEMSEHDRLQFEAIQIQNHYLREQFHSVADVLFKDIMRDPHPARESPSQVPAAPPPPGALDLLQLQPHGLHNDQPENKFDACRLHGTLGINKVAGVLHLVGGAQPVVGLFEDHWMIELRRMPANFTHRINRLSFGQYSRRIVQPLEGDETIIQEEATTVQYFLKVVPTEIHQTFSTINTFQYAVTENVRKLDSERNSYGSPGIYFKYDWSALKIVVGNDRDHLVTFAIRLCSIISGIIVISGAINSLLVGIQRRLLRTFAPELYHRLTNTKAAPSTAAAPPAPPTSVSGSGQAPQPVNNLLHTANLMASVDISAYLPAAQPKLKAGL is encoded by the exons ATGACGGCCACGTTGCGCTACCGCGGCGACAAGAGCAATCTCCTGGAGTTCGCCAAGAATCTGGATGCGTTTAAGAAGGTGCCGGAGAAGTACACGGAGACGACGGAGATCGGGGGCACAC TTTCCCTGCTGAGCCGCCTGCTGATCGTCTACCTGGTCTACACGGAACTCCATTACTACTGGCACGAAACGGACATCGTCTACCAGTTCGAGCCGGACATTGCCCTCGACGAGCAGGTACAGATGCATGTGGACATCACGGTGGCCATGCCCTGCGCCTCGCTCTCCGGCGTGGATCTCATGGACGAGACGCAGCAGGACGTGTTCGCCTACGGGACGCTGCAGCGCGAGGGCGTCTGGTGGGAGATGTCCGAGCACGACCGGCTGCAGTTCGAGGCCATCCAGATCCAGAACCACTATCTGCGCGAGCAGTTCCACTCGGTGGCCGATGTGCTGTTCAAGGACATCATGCGCGATCCGCATCCGGCGCGCGAGAGTCCCTCCCAGGTGCCCGCTGCCCCGCCGCCACCGGGGGCGCTCgatctgctgcagctgcagcccCATGGCCTGCACAATGACCAGCCGGAGAACAAGTTCGACGCCTGTCGGCTGCACGGCACTCTGGGCATCAACAAGGTGGCCGGCGTGCTCCATCTTGTGGGCGGAGCCCAGCCGGTGGTGGGTCTCTTCGAGGACCACTGGATGATCGAGCTGCGGCGCATGCCGGCCAACTTCACGCACCGCATCAACCGCCTCAGCTTCGGGCAGTACTCGCGGCGGATTGTCCAGCCGCTGGAGGGCGACGAGACCATCATCCAGGAGGAGGCCACCACTGTGCAGTACTTCCTGAAGGTGGTGCCCACGGAGATCCATCAGACATTCAGCACCATCAACACTTTCCAATACGCCGTCACCGAGAATGTGCGGAAACTAG ATTCCGAGCGCAATTCGTATGGCTCGCCCGGCATTTACTTCAAGTACGATTGGTCGGCTCTCAAGATCGTGGTGGGCAACGACCGGGATCACCTGGTGACCTTCGCCATCCGCCTGTGCTCGATCATATCCGGCATCATCGTCATCTCGGGCGCCATCAACTCGCTGCTCGTGGGCATTCAGCGTCGCCTGCTGCGCACCTTTGCCCCGGAGTTGTACCACCGGTTGACCAACACCAAGGCTGCTCCCTCGACTGCTGCCGCCCCTCCTGCACCTCCCACTTCCGTGTCCGGTTCCGGCCAGGCCCCGCAGCCCGTCAACAACCTACTGCACACGGCCAACCTGATGGCCAGCGTGGACATCTCGGCCTACCTGCCCGCGGCGCAACCCAAGCTCAAAGCCGGCCTCTAG